In Nicotiana tabacum cultivar K326 chromosome 17, ASM71507v2, whole genome shotgun sequence, one DNA window encodes the following:
- the LOC107788118 gene encoding UDP-N-acetylglucosamine diphosphorylase 1 isoform X1 — MTEAAMESGGNPVLVSASAPPQALLERLKDYGQEDVFALWDELSPDEKDLLVKDIENIDLPRIDRIIRCSFHSQGLPAAAIEPVPESCVSTVEERTMEEREKWWKMGMKAMAEGKFAVLLLSGGQGTRLGSSDPKGCFNIGLPSGKSLFQLQAERILCIQRLAAVTANEGAGIVPIQWYIMTSPFTDEATRKYFESHKYFGLEAEQVTFFQQGTIPCVSKDGRFIMETPYRVAKSPDGNGGVYTALKYSRLLEDMNSRGIKYVDCYGVDNALVRVADPTFLGYFIDKGVSAAAKVVRKAYPQEKVGVFVRRGKGGPLAVVEYSELDPSLCSAVNQETGRLRFCWSNVCLHMFSLDFLNQVANGLEKDSIYHLAEKKIPSIHGHTMGYKLEQFIFDAFPYTPSTALFEVVREEEFAPVKNANGANFDTPDSARLLVLRLHTRWVVAAGGFLTHSVPLYATGVEVSPLCSYAGENLEAICRGRTFHAPCEISF; from the exons atgACGGAAGCAGCAATGGAGAGTGGTGGCAACCCAGTATTAGTATCTGCTTCTGCTCCGCCACAAGCCTTACTTGAAAGGCTCAAAGATTATGGCCAAGAAGATGTTTTTGCTCTCTGGGATGAGCTTTCCCCTGACGAAAAAGATCTCCTCGTCAAGGATATTGAG AATATAGATCTCCCTAGGATTGATCGGATCATTCGGTGTTCATTTCATTCACAAG GACTCCCGGCAGCGGCAATAGAGCCCGTTCCGGAGAGTTGCGTGTCGACTGTGGAAGAGAGGACAATGGAAGAGCGAGAGAAGTGGTGGAAGATGGGCATGAAGGCCATGGCAGAAGGCAAATTTGCCGTGCTGCTTTTGTCTGGTGGTCAG GGAACTCGACTTGGTAGTTCAGATCCCAAAGGATGTTTCA ATATTGGACTTCCATCAGGGAAGTCACTTTTCCAACTTCAAGCTGAGAGAATTTTGTGTATTCAAAGATTAGCAGCTGTAACTGCAAATGAGG GTGCTGGCATTGTTCCGATACAGTGGTACATCATGACCAGTCCGTTCACTGATGAAGCTACACGTAAATACTTTGAAAGTCATAAGTATTTTGGCCTTGAAGCAGAACAA GTCACCTTCTTCCAACAAGGGACCATACCTTGTGTTTCAAAGGATGGAAGATTTATTATGGAGACCCCGTACAGGGTAG CAAAGTCTCCAGATGGAAATGGTGGAGTTTATACAG CATTGAAGTATTCAAGATTACTGGAAGACATGAACTCAAGAGGCATTAAGTATGTGGATTGCTATGGAGTTGACAATGCCTTG GTTCGAGTGGCAGATCCTACCTTTTTGGGTTATTTCATTGATAAAGGTGTCTCTGCTGCCGCAAAAGTTGTACGGAAG GCCTATCCACAAGAGAAGGTTGGTGTGTTTGTCCGTCGAGGTAAAGGTGGACCACTTGCTGTGGTTGAGTATAGTGAGTTGGATCCTTCACTGTGTAGTGCAGTAAACCAGGAAACAGGACGTCTTCGCTTTTGTTGGAGCAAT GTCTGCTTACATATGTTTTCTTTAGATTTCCTGAATCAAGTGGCAAATGGCCTTGAGAAAGACAGCAT TTATCATCTTGCTGAGAAGAAAATCCCATCAATTCATGGTCATACAATGGGATATAAACTGGAACAATTCATATTTGATGCTTTTCCTTACACACCTTCAACAGCGCTATTTGAG gttgttcgtgaagaagaattTGCTCCAGTTAAAAATGCAAATGGAGCAAACTTTGACACTCCTGACAGTGCTAGATTGCTCGTTCTTCGTCTCCACACCCGTTGGGTGGTTGCAGCTGGAGGCTTCTTGACACATTCTGTGCCCTTATATGCCACAG GTGTGGAAGTTTCTCCTCTTTGTTCATATGCTGGCGAAAACCTGGAAGCTATTTGCCGTGGAAGAACATTCCATGCACCATGTGAAATCTCGTtttag
- the LOC107788118 gene encoding UDP-N-acetylglucosamine diphosphorylase 1 isoform X2, with amino-acid sequence MTEAAMESGGNPVLVSASAPPQALLERLKDYGQEDVFALWDELSPDEKDLLVKDIENIDLPRIDRIIRCSFHSQGLPAAAIEPVPESCVSTVEERTMEEREKWWKMGMKAMAEGKFAVLLLSGGQGTRLGSSDPKGCFNIGLPSGKSLFQLQAERILCIQRLAAVTANEGAGIVPIQWYIMTSPFTDEATRKYFESHKYFGLEAEQVTFFQQGTIPCVSKDGRFIMETPYRVAKSPDGNGGVYTALKYSRLLEDMNSRGIKYVDCYGVDNALVRVADPTFLGYFIDKGVSAAAKVVRKAYPQEKVGVFVRRGKGGPLAVVEYSELDPSLCSAVNQETGRLRFCWSNVCLHMFSLDFLNQVANGLEKDSIYHLAEKKIPSIHGHTMGYKLEQFIFDAFPYTPSTALFEVVREEEFAPVKNANGANFDTPDSARLLVLRLHTRWVVAAGGFLTHSVPLYATGVEVSPLCSYAGENLEAICRGRTFHAPCEISF; translated from the exons atgACGGAAGCAGCAATGGAGAGTGGTGGCAACCCAGTATTAGTATCTGCTTCTGCTCCGCCACAAGCCTTACTTGAAAGGCTCAAAGATTATGGCCAAGAAGATGTTTTTGCTCTCTGGGATGAGCTTTCCCCTGACGAAAAAGATCTCCTCGTCAAGGATATTGAG AATATAGATCTCCCTAGGATTGATCGGATCATTCGGTGTTCATTTCATTCACAAG GACTCCCGGCAGCGGCAATAGAGCCCGTTCCGGAGAGTTGCGTGTCGACTGTGGAAGAGAGGACAATGGAAGAGCGAGAGAAGTGGTGGAAGATGGGCATGAAGGCCATGGCAGAAGGCAAATTTGCCGTGCTGCTTTTGTCTGGTGGTCAG GGAACTCGACTTGGTAGTTCAGATCCCAAAGGATGTTTCA ATATTGGACTTCCATCAGGGAAGTCACTTTTCCAACTTCAAGCTGAGAGAATTTTGTGTATTCAAAGATTAGCAGCTGTAACTGCAAATGAGG GTGCTGGCATTGTTCCGATACAGTGGTACATCATGACCAGTCCGTTCACTGATGAAGCTACACGTAAATACTTTGAAAGTCATAAGTATTTTGGCCTTGAAGCAGAACAA GTCACCTTCTTCCAACAAGGGACCATACCTTGTGTTTCAAAGGATGGAAGATTTATTATGGAGACCCCGTACAGG GTAGCAAAGTCTCCAGATGGAAATGGTGGAGTTTATACAG CATTGAAGTATTCAAGATTACTGGAAGACATGAACTCAAGAGGCATTAAGTATGTGGATTGCTATGGAGTTGACAATGCCTTG GTTCGAGTGGCAGATCCTACCTTTTTGGGTTATTTCATTGATAAAGGTGTCTCTGCTGCCGCAAAAGTTGTACGGAAG GCCTATCCACAAGAGAAGGTTGGTGTGTTTGTCCGTCGAGGTAAAGGTGGACCACTTGCTGTGGTTGAGTATAGTGAGTTGGATCCTTCACTGTGTAGTGCAGTAAACCAGGAAACAGGACGTCTTCGCTTTTGTTGGAGCAAT GTCTGCTTACATATGTTTTCTTTAGATTTCCTGAATCAAGTGGCAAATGGCCTTGAGAAAGACAGCAT TTATCATCTTGCTGAGAAGAAAATCCCATCAATTCATGGTCATACAATGGGATATAAACTGGAACAATTCATATTTGATGCTTTTCCTTACACACCTTCAACAGCGCTATTTGAG gttgttcgtgaagaagaattTGCTCCAGTTAAAAATGCAAATGGAGCAAACTTTGACACTCCTGACAGTGCTAGATTGCTCGTTCTTCGTCTCCACACCCGTTGGGTGGTTGCAGCTGGAGGCTTCTTGACACATTCTGTGCCCTTATATGCCACAG GTGTGGAAGTTTCTCCTCTTTGTTCATATGCTGGCGAAAACCTGGAAGCTATTTGCCGTGGAAGAACATTCCATGCACCATGTGAAATCTCGTtttag